The Drosophila nasuta strain 15112-1781.00 chromosome 2L, ASM2355853v1, whole genome shotgun sequence genome window below encodes:
- the LOC132798170 gene encoding uncharacterized protein LOC132798170: MSKDPQLRNFMLTTMKNYKENRYIRRLDDSELARKDITWFLPIFTVTNPNKKKTRLVWDAAAKIQGVSLNDCLLKGPDTLASLMGILIRFRERPIAISGDIREMFHQVRVRPEDQAAQRFLWRDGNSQRPPEVYVMQVMTFGASCSPSLASYVLKRNAQRYEAEYPEAVKAICGNTFVDDWLQSVDSVAEMTKLAQAVKLIHAGGGFDMRHWTSNSQAVVCALENRYDMLDKPICYPDVGPEKVLGMWWQPGEDCLTFMVKPDTIAKALDGRPTKRRVLSMIMTIFDPLGIVGFFNIRAKIILQNIWRSGVGWDEPLKEEDEADWRRWLDLVPTLNNLRIARCLKGRDEMLENGSSIMDRKSKLFKCSPYLDEVSILRVKGRIDLIEGVEVNLKRPIILPRRHRFTFLLVESYHRRYHHLYDEIVVNALRQKFLIFGLRALVREVSQTCPACRMRRARPRPPEMGSLPRERLAHHMAPFTYTGVDYFGPIDIIVGRRHEKRWGVLFTCLTIRAVHLDIATSLSTDSFLCILKAFIARRGCPRRMMSDNGTNFRGASRVLKDEVERISTKDVETKYPEMEFMFIPPGSPHMGGAWERLVRSTKSILTEILPPGGLREEVLRAALADVEGILNSRPLTYVPLESADSEALTPNHFLLGHSSGIRERDSEIQNGNKLAKGFRISSQLADQFWKRWIREYLPTLTRRTKWFHPPPDSIAVNDIVVIADENGKRNSWPKGVVVDVHRSRDGQVRSAVVRTPEGIVTRPAVKLAKLDLKIGNTQREC, encoded by the exons ATGTCGAAAGATCCGCAGTTACGCAACTTCATGCTAACGACGATGAAAAACTATAAGGAAAATCGTTACATCAGACGCCTGGATGATAGTGAGTTGGCGCGTAAAGATATAACATGGTTTCTTCCTATCTTTACCGTCACCAACcctaacaagaagaagacacgTTTAGTGTGGGACGCCGCAGCGAAGATCCAAGGAGTGTCTCTAAACGACTGCCTGCTAAAAGGTCCTGACACACTTGCATCATTGATGGGCATTCTAATACGCTTCAGAGAACGCCCAATTGCTATTTCGGGAGACATACGCGAAATGTTCCACCAAGTGAGGGTGCGACCAGAGGATCAGGCAGCTCAGAGATTCCTCTGGCGTGATGGAAACTCGCAACGGCCACCGGAGGTATACGTCATGCAAGTTATGACTTTTGGAGCATCGTGTTCACCTTCCTTGGCGAGTTACGTTTTGAAACGCAATGCTCAACGATATGAAGCTGAATATCCCGAGGCCGTAAAAGCCATTTGCGGCAACACTTTCGTCGATGACTGGCTTCAGTCTGTGGACTCAGTAGCTGAGATGACAAAGCTGGCCCAGGCTGTAAAACTAATTCATGCTGGTGGAGGATTTGACATGCGACACTGGACATCCAATTCTCAAGCAGTGGTCTGTGCTCTTGAGAATAGATATGACATGTTGGACAAGCCAATTTGTTACCCAGATGTTGGTCCGGAAAAGGTTCTGGGCATGTGGTGGCAACCTGGAGAAGATTGTCTAACGTTTATGGTGAAGCCAGATACGATCGCAAAGGCTCTGGATGGTCGGCCAACTAAACGCCGCGTCCTGAGCATGATTATGACCATATTCGACCCCCTTGGAATTGTTGGATTTTTCAACATACGCGCAAAAATCattctgcaaaatatatgGAGGAGTGGAGTCGGATGGGATGAGCCGCtcaaagaagaagacgagGCAGACTGGCGTCGTTGGTTGGATTTGGTGCCAACGTTAAACAATCTGCGTATAGCCCGATGTTTGAAAGGA CGAGATGAAATGCTTGAAAACGGAAGCAGTATTATGGATCGGAAGAGCAAGCTATTCAAATGCTCTCCGTACTTGGACGAAGTAAGCATACTGCGCGTCAAGGGAAGAATCGACCTAATAGAAGGAGTCGAAGTAAACCTAAAGCGACCCATAATCCTACCAAGAAGACATCGATTTACATTTCTGCTGGTTGAGTCGTATCATCGCCGGTACCATCATCTGTACGACGAGATCGTGGTCAATGCACTACGGCAAAAATTCCTGATATTTGGTCTGAGAGCCTTGGTGAGAGAGGTTTCTCAAACTTGTCCAGCATGCCGAATGAGGCGCGCGCGTCCTAGGCCTCCAGAAATGGGAAGTCTACCGCGCGAGCGTTTGGCGCACCACATGGCGCCGTTCACCTATACAGGAGTGGATTACTTTGGGCCCATCGACATCATTGTTGGACGACGGCACGAGAAGCGCTGGGGTGTTCTGTTCACATGCCTCACAATTCGTGCCGTACACCTGGATATCGCAACGTCACTGTCAACCGActcttttctttgtattctaAAGGCATTTATAGCGAGACGTGGTTGCCCGCGACGAATGATGTCCGATAATGGAACTAACTTCCGAGGTGCGAGTAGAGTGTTAAAAGATGAAGTAGAGCGTATATCGACCAAGGATGTGGAGACCAAATACCCAGAAATGGAGTTCATGTTCATTCCGCCAGGCTCACCGCACATGGGCGGTGCATGGGAAAGATTGGTACGCTCAACAAAGTCCATTCTAACGGAAATCTTGCCGCCTGGTGGATTGCGAGAAGAAGTGCTTCGTGCTGCGTTGGCTGATGTGGAGGGTATTCTCAACTCACGCCCACTCACATATGTACCACTGGAATCGGCAGACTCAGAAGCGCTTACACCGAACCATTTCCTCTTGGGCCACTCTAGTGGAATTCGTGAACGAGACAGCGAAATACAAAATGGTAACAAGCTTGCCAAAGGATTCAGAATTTCGAGCCAGTTAGCCGATCAGTTCTGGAAAAGATGGATTCGAGAATATCTGCCAACGCTTACGCGCCGTACCAAATGGTTCCATCCGCCGCCAGATTCGATCGCCGTGAATGacattgttgttatcgcaGATGAGAATGGCAAACGAAACAGCTGGCCCAAAGGAGTTGTGGTAGATGTTCACCGATCGAGAGACGGTCAGGTACGGAGTGCCGTAGTGCGCACTCCAGAAGGTATTGTGACTCGCCCCGCCGTAAAGCTAGCcaaattagatttgaaaatTGGTAATACACAACGCGAATGCTAG
- the LOC132798171 gene encoding uncharacterized protein LOC132798171, whose translation MANREEHVPGKEMTSDGQQLDGAAPQDPIGPANGLHEAVNVQAAVAGFERNGAANIGRSSSSYGISTSSSSSTPIQHKPANTQMYFDSSGYGTVVNKLHMDSSRGGLTMPYQANTAAAMGGIINGLPQPGSMGLPSNLQQPNDMHAANSLARVGL comes from the coding sequence ATGGCAAATCGGGAGGAACACGTGCCTGGAAAAGAGATGACGAGTGATGGTCAGCAATTAGATGGAGCTGCTCCTCAAGATCCAATTGGACCTGCCAATGGTTTACATGAAGCCGTTAATGTGCAGGCAGCTGTCGCGGGTTTTGAGCGCAATGGAGCAGCAAATATAGGCCGCTCATCTTCGTCATATGGAATCAGCACATCGTCGAGTTCATCAACTCCTATCCAGCATAAAccggcaaacacacaaatgtacTTCGATAGTTCGGGATATGGCACGGTGGTCAACAAGCTCCATATGGATTCATCTCGTGGAGGATTGACAATGCCATATCAAGCGAACACTGCAGCAGCGATGGGTGGTATAATCAATGGATTGCCACAGCCGGGATCAATGGGATTGCCCAGTAATCTCCAACAACCAAATGACATGCACGCTGCCAATTCATTGGCTAGAGTGGGCCTTTGA